Proteins encoded by one window of Synechococcus sp. WH 7805:
- a CDS encoding phosphoglucomutase/phosphomannomutase family protein, giving the protein MASAPLPLTAAPIRFGTDGWRGILGVDITVERLLQVAAAAARELAYQAPEDHKSRTVVIGYDRRFLAPELAEAIAAAVRGAGLDPLLTSTAVPTPACSWAVVQRQALGALVITASHNPPEWLGLKIKGPFGGSVEGDFTAAVEQRLAAGGITVPIPGDLPRFDARNEHLQGLRNKLDLSAITQGLNSMGLKVIVDPMHGSAAGCVQELLGAEANGIVSEIRSLRDPLFGGCPPEPLAPHLKQLIAAVQASTQSGHPAVGLVFDGDGDRIAAVDETGCFCSTQQLMPLLIDHLAGSRQLPGAVVKTVSGSDLMRLVAEDLGRTVLELPVGFKYIAAEMLSGEVLIGGEESGGVGFGMHLPERDALFAAMLVLEALVAGGQPLGKRLAALRDRCGGASHYDRLDLRLPDMDSRRRLEALLGDQPPQTVAGVAVQEVITTDGVKLRLGPSHWLMLRFSGTEPLLRLYCEAPDAGRVAEVLAWARSFAEAA; this is encoded by the coding sequence ATGGCGTCGGCTCCTCTTCCTTTAACTGCAGCACCGATCCGTTTTGGAACTGATGGATGGCGCGGAATTCTTGGGGTGGACATCACCGTGGAACGGCTCCTGCAGGTGGCAGCTGCAGCTGCTCGGGAACTGGCCTATCAGGCGCCTGAGGACCACAAAAGCCGAACGGTGGTGATCGGTTATGACCGACGTTTTCTGGCACCGGAGCTGGCCGAGGCGATCGCCGCCGCAGTACGCGGCGCTGGGCTGGATCCATTGCTGACAAGCACAGCGGTGCCCACGCCCGCCTGCAGCTGGGCTGTGGTCCAGCGCCAGGCCCTTGGAGCCCTCGTGATTACCGCCAGTCACAACCCACCGGAATGGTTGGGTCTCAAGATCAAAGGGCCCTTCGGCGGCTCCGTGGAGGGTGATTTCACGGCTGCGGTGGAACAGCGCCTGGCCGCCGGTGGAATCACTGTTCCTATTCCTGGTGACCTGCCACGGTTTGATGCTCGGAACGAGCATCTCCAAGGGCTGCGCAACAAGCTCGATTTGAGCGCCATCACCCAGGGCCTGAACTCCATGGGCCTGAAAGTGATCGTGGATCCGATGCATGGCTCCGCCGCAGGCTGTGTGCAGGAGCTCCTGGGTGCCGAGGCCAACGGGATCGTTTCCGAGATCCGTAGCCTCCGAGATCCTCTCTTCGGGGGATGCCCGCCGGAACCTCTGGCCCCTCACCTGAAACAGCTGATCGCCGCCGTACAGGCCTCCACGCAATCTGGCCATCCAGCTGTGGGCCTGGTGTTTGATGGCGATGGCGACCGGATCGCAGCGGTAGATGAAACCGGTTGTTTCTGCAGCACCCAGCAGTTAATGCCGCTTCTGATCGACCATCTAGCAGGGTCGAGACAACTACCTGGCGCTGTTGTGAAGACCGTGAGCGGCTCTGATCTGATGCGCCTGGTTGCCGAGGATCTCGGTCGAACCGTGCTCGAACTGCCCGTTGGCTTCAAATACATCGCTGCCGAGATGCTGAGCGGAGAGGTACTCATCGGCGGCGAGGAATCCGGCGGCGTCGGCTTCGGCATGCACTTACCGGAACGGGACGCCCTGTTCGCAGCGATGTTGGTTCTTGAGGCTCTTGTTGCGGGCGGCCAGCCTTTGGGGAAACGCCTCGCGGCGTTGCGGGATCGCTGCGGAGGGGCTAGCCATTACGACCGCCTCGACCTGCGCCTGCCCGACATGGACTCGCGCCGCCGCCTCGAGGCACTGCTTGGGGACCAGCCACCGCAGACGGTGGCTGGTGTTGCCGTTCAGGAGGTGATAACCACCGATGGCGTGAAACTGCGACTTGGCCCAAGCCATTGGCTGATGCTCCGTTTCTCTGGAACCGAACCGCTGTTGCGCCTCTACTGCGAGGCGCCGGACGCTGGGCGTGTAGCCGAAGTGCTCGCCTGGGCCCGCAGCTTCGCGGAGGCAGCATGA
- the rdgB gene encoding RdgB/HAM1 family non-canonical purine NTP pyrophosphatase, producing the protein MSPSPRTLVIASGNRGKIREFEHLLSSLPLRITAQPEGLEVEETGQTFAANARLKAIAVANATDSWALADDSGLSVDALNGAPGVHSARYAPTDPQRISRLLEALQDHDDRSAHFCAALCLAAPGDGVLLEVQGRCEGQITRSPRGEGGFGYDPIFEVDGTASTFAEMSTPEKKAHGHRGRAFALLEPQLRQLLFKA; encoded by the coding sequence ATGAGTCCGTCCCCGCGAACGTTGGTGATCGCCAGTGGCAATCGCGGCAAGATCCGTGAGTTCGAACACCTTCTGAGCAGTCTTCCGCTTCGGATCACCGCCCAACCAGAAGGGCTGGAGGTGGAGGAAACGGGTCAGACATTCGCGGCCAATGCCCGCTTGAAAGCCATAGCCGTCGCCAACGCGACCGATTCCTGGGCCCTCGCCGACGACTCTGGCTTGAGCGTTGACGCTCTCAACGGAGCCCCTGGGGTGCATTCCGCCCGCTATGCCCCAACTGACCCGCAACGCATCAGCCGACTGCTCGAGGCCCTACAAGATCACGACGACCGAAGCGCGCATTTTTGTGCCGCCTTATGTCTGGCGGCACCTGGCGATGGTGTGCTGCTTGAGGTGCAGGGGCGCTGCGAAGGACAGATCACGCGAAGCCCCAGGGGCGAGGGGGGCTTCGGGTATGACCCGATCTTCGAGGTGGATGGCACCGCAAGCACCTTCGCCGAAATGTCCACACCCGAGAAGAAAGCGCACGGCCACCGGGGCCGGGCCTTCGCCCTGCTGGAACCCCAGCTGCGGCAACTCCTCTTCAAGGCCTGA
- a CDS encoding Glu/Leu/Phe/Val dehydrogenase dimerization domain-containing protein, whose amino-acid sequence MTTTTHTKPTVSVLAEHVSDHLSVFVVAEDTDSARPANGGLRLLNYPSDAACIADGERLAGLMTHKHDLYGTGFAGGKIVARATEPAAVKDELIQVTASLLESLDGAMITGCDLNTSLEDMERLTALTPHVLAAVGSPVDASAATAHGTLGAVEAVLEAELSQATPGRALVHGCGAVGGTVARVLVQHGWTVFTADLDRARASFPGATPLPSDCPWWEIKVDLLIPCSISGLINAEMASALKVAAVVPAANAPFQHPQLADELRRRGIRVLPDPLVNAGAVIADSIERFSPDAWEGAGANDVYAFVRQEVHQRATNYLNQRDQGLSVGAALVEVAAEREHDPIGLSFGDAE is encoded by the coding sequence ATGACAACCACAACCCACACCAAGCCGACCGTGTCGGTGCTCGCTGAGCATGTCTCCGATCACCTGTCGGTGTTTGTCGTCGCAGAGGACACCGACTCCGCGCGCCCCGCCAATGGCGGACTGCGCTTGCTCAACTATCCAAGCGACGCAGCGTGCATCGCCGACGGTGAACGTCTGGCAGGACTGATGACCCACAAGCATGACCTCTACGGAACAGGGTTCGCCGGGGGCAAGATCGTGGCGCGGGCCACTGAGCCGGCCGCTGTGAAAGACGAGTTGATCCAAGTCACCGCCAGCCTGCTCGAATCCCTCGATGGCGCCATGATCACCGGCTGTGATCTGAACACCAGCCTGGAAGACATGGAGCGTCTGACGGCGCTCACCCCCCATGTGCTGGCCGCTGTGGGAAGCCCGGTCGACGCCAGTGCGGCCACGGCCCACGGCACCTTGGGCGCCGTTGAAGCCGTGCTGGAGGCCGAGCTCAGCCAAGCAACCCCTGGCCGCGCTCTCGTGCATGGCTGCGGCGCCGTGGGAGGCACAGTGGCTCGCGTGCTGGTCCAACACGGCTGGACCGTGTTTACCGCCGATCTTGACCGGGCGCGGGCGAGTTTTCCCGGAGCCACTCCCCTGCCCAGTGATTGCCCTTGGTGGGAGATCAAGGTGGATCTGCTGATCCCCTGCTCCATTTCCGGGTTGATCAACGCAGAGATGGCGTCCGCCCTCAAGGTTGCTGCAGTGGTACCAGCCGCCAATGCCCCCTTCCAGCACCCCCAGCTCGCGGACGAGCTGCGCCGTCGCGGCATTCGGGTGCTTCCCGACCCGCTGGTGAATGCCGGTGCGGTGATTGCTGATTCAATCGAACGCTTTTCACCGGACGCCTGGGAAGGAGCGGGTGCAAACGATGTCTATGCCTTCGTTCGCCAGGAAGTGCACCAACGCGCAACCAACTATCTCAATCAGCGTGATCAGGGCTTGTCGGTGGGGGCTGCCCTCGTGGAAGTGGCCGCAGAACGTGAACATGATCCGATCGGCCTGAGCTTCGGAGACGCGGAATGA
- a CDS encoding FAD-dependent oxidoreductase, translating into MSQPPMPVKAEVVIVGGGMAGLSCAAALARRGVRDVVLLEAKTLAHARASSFGETRMFREMYSDPVLCRLAQEANRLWREEEQHAGERLRETHGLLFYGESWDEETIEGSIPGARRVMDEQNIPYEALSAKEIAERFPLKPRPDFTGLFEPTAGAVRSDKVIAHWRRTVEQAGHRLLEGTPVKEIDSDGGGVTLADGHHIAADQVVVACGIWSDLLLAPLGLSPKLEIWPMLWAHYTVDPSLADRYPQWFCFQRERGDDGGLYYGFPVLSRTADGRPRIKAGIDWAPKELRVAEPNAMCSEPPARLVELLDSFLFNELDGVQERVETVMSPYSMASDVNFVLDRLSPKLSLFAGGSGQAFKFAPLVGDSLARLACGESPAVDLSCWGHQREAVRA; encoded by the coding sequence ATGAGCCAGCCACCAATGCCTGTCAAGGCCGAGGTCGTAATCGTCGGTGGCGGCATGGCCGGCCTGAGCTGTGCAGCAGCTCTGGCACGGCGAGGAGTGCGTGATGTGGTGCTTCTGGAAGCGAAGACCCTGGCCCATGCACGGGCCAGCAGCTTCGGTGAAACCAGGATGTTCCGGGAGATGTATTCCGACCCGGTGCTCTGCCGTCTGGCCCAGGAAGCCAATCGGCTCTGGCGCGAAGAAGAGCAGCACGCCGGGGAGCGCCTGAGGGAAACCCACGGGTTGCTGTTTTACGGCGAAAGCTGGGATGAAGAAACCATCGAGGGGTCCATCCCTGGCGCCCGACGGGTGATGGATGAACAGAACATTCCCTATGAGGCTCTGAGCGCGAAGGAGATCGCCGAACGCTTTCCGCTCAAACCCAGACCAGACTTCACCGGTCTGTTCGAACCCACCGCCGGGGCCGTGCGCAGCGACAAGGTGATCGCCCACTGGCGACGCACAGTGGAACAGGCGGGGCATCGCCTGCTGGAGGGAACTCCGGTCAAGGAGATTGATTCCGACGGCGGCGGCGTGACTCTGGCCGACGGTCATCACATCGCCGCCGATCAGGTGGTGGTGGCATGCGGCATCTGGAGTGATCTGTTGCTGGCTCCGCTCGGGCTTTCACCCAAGCTCGAGATCTGGCCAATGTTGTGGGCGCACTACACCGTTGATCCGTCCCTGGCGGATCGCTACCCGCAATGGTTCTGCTTCCAACGGGAACGCGGCGACGATGGTGGCCTGTACTACGGATTCCCTGTCCTCAGCCGCACCGCGGATGGACGTCCGCGGATCAAGGCCGGTATCGACTGGGCTCCAAAAGAGCTGCGGGTCGCCGAACCCAATGCCATGTGCAGTGAACCGCCGGCTCGACTGGTCGAACTACTCGACAGCTTCCTATTCAACGAACTCGACGGTGTACAGGAACGGGTGGAGACGGTGATGAGTCCTTACTCCATGGCGAGCGATGTGAACTTCGTTCTCGATCGCCTCTCGCCGAAGCTCAGCCTGTTCGCCGGAGGCTCCGGCCAAGCCTTCAAGTTCGCCCCTCTGGTTGGGGATTCCCTTGCCCGACTGGCTTGCGGAGAATCACCAGCCGTGGATCTCTCCTGCTGGGGTCACCAGCGCGAAGCCGTGCGCGCCTGA
- a CDS encoding BCCT family transporter: MSDPTNLDDGSSTPRPWWRRPPLWIGAGPLLAFLVLAAVNLKLAQEFTSSGRAIVSDSLGSLWQWMVLVLFVIAVVMAISPVGRLRLGGVDAKPSLKFFDWCAVLICTLLAGGGVFWSAAEPLFHFRTPAPYFSNVEGSTAAAVDPSLAVSFLHWGFLAWALVATTVTITLSIQEQRGESLRPRTLLVGLLPHRWVEGPLGDIADGLSVVAAIAGTVGPLGFLSLQLSNAAGMLPGLSDSAGLQSLVVILLTAVFATSTVSGIQRGIKWLSEVNVWLTLGLAAALLLLGPGLWLIQHFASSFTLYVRNLVPMALAANRGPDNWVNGWTVFYWGWFLGYAPLMGLFTAGVSRGRTLRELVLAVAILCPIVTNLWFTLLGGTGMQLELSNPGAITGPLAASGEAGALLAILGQLPLPWLLIPVGLILVVLFMATSADSMSYAAAMVVSAQRKPPALLRLFWALMIGSLTLVLLRIGTSLGDSTSINALQAFIVISAVPVTPLVLITLWTAPRLAWREWKQRQQVQI; the protein is encoded by the coding sequence GTGAGCGATCCAACCAATCTCGACGACGGTTCAAGTACACCAAGGCCCTGGTGGCGTCGCCCACCCCTCTGGATCGGAGCAGGCCCACTGCTGGCCTTTCTGGTGCTGGCGGCCGTCAACCTGAAACTGGCCCAGGAGTTCACCAGCTCGGGCAGAGCAATCGTTAGCGACTCCCTGGGCAGCCTTTGGCAATGGATGGTGCTGGTGCTGTTCGTGATCGCCGTGGTGATGGCGATCAGCCCAGTGGGACGCCTGCGCTTGGGAGGCGTTGATGCCAAACCAAGCCTGAAATTCTTCGACTGGTGCGCCGTGCTGATCTGCACGCTGCTCGCCGGTGGAGGTGTGTTCTGGTCAGCGGCCGAACCACTGTTCCACTTCCGCACGCCGGCGCCCTACTTCAGCAACGTTGAAGGCTCCACAGCGGCAGCTGTCGATCCCTCCTTGGCCGTCAGCTTCCTGCACTGGGGATTCCTGGCTTGGGCACTGGTCGCCACCACGGTCACGATCACACTTTCGATCCAGGAACAACGCGGTGAATCCCTGCGGCCGCGCACTCTTCTGGTGGGACTGCTTCCCCATCGGTGGGTTGAAGGCCCGCTTGGAGACATCGCCGACGGACTCTCTGTGGTGGCTGCCATTGCCGGCACGGTTGGGCCCCTCGGTTTTCTTTCCCTGCAGCTGAGCAACGCCGCGGGCATGCTTCCGGGCCTCAGCGACAGTGCAGGCCTGCAATCGCTAGTGGTGATACTTCTTACCGCGGTGTTTGCCACCTCCACGGTGAGCGGAATTCAACGGGGCATCAAATGGCTGTCGGAAGTGAACGTTTGGCTCACGCTCGGCCTAGCCGCGGCTTTGCTTCTGTTGGGACCAGGTCTTTGGCTGATTCAGCACTTCGCCAGTTCCTTCACGCTGTACGTGAGAAACCTGGTGCCGATGGCCCTGGCTGCCAACCGTGGGCCCGACAACTGGGTGAATGGCTGGACGGTGTTCTACTGGGGCTGGTTTCTGGGCTACGCCCCTTTGATGGGGCTGTTCACCGCTGGCGTCAGCCGGGGAAGAACCCTTCGTGAACTGGTGCTGGCGGTCGCGATCCTCTGCCCGATCGTGACCAATCTCTGGTTCACGCTGCTAGGGGGCACAGGCATGCAACTGGAGCTGAGCAATCCGGGAGCCATCACTGGACCACTGGCTGCCAGCGGCGAAGCTGGCGCTCTGCTCGCCATCCTTGGCCAGCTGCCACTCCCCTGGCTGCTGATTCCTGTGGGCCTGATCCTGGTGGTGCTGTTCATGGCCACCAGCGCCGACTCGATGAGCTACGCCGCCGCCATGGTGGTGAGTGCCCAACGCAAGCCACCTGCACTGCTGCGGCTGTTCTGGGCACTAATGATTGGCAGCCTCACCCTGGTGCTGCTGCGCATCGGTACCAGCCTGGGGGACAGCACTTCGATCAATGCCCTCCAGGCCTTCATTGTGATCTCCGCCGTTCCAGTCACTCCTCTCGTGCTGATCACTCTCTGGACAGCGCCACGGCTGGCATGGAGGGAGTGGAAGCAGCGTCAGCAAGTTCAAATTTGA
- a CDS encoding SIMPL domain-containing protein (The SIMPL domain is named for its presence in mouse protein SIMPL (signalling molecule that associates with mouse pelle-like kinase). Bacterial member BP26, from Brucella, was shown to assemble into a channel-like structure, while YggE from E. coli has been associated with resistance to oxidative stress.) → MLLYPSVSSAAWAEVSGPRCSGTVLQLSVQEQGDTRTDRFRFTLRLEAEASSTAAALEQLNGRLARVRTDLTPLALGGLDVSAPSTFPINRSQSSDRYRASTTIRGSVSRSNYDTVIQRAGRLPGVRLQGMTSLASAQGQTELEERLLKRALDRGQSQAASTASALGLSQVKLLRIDQRSQPAPRELAMAATAAPRFRPGEAPLPTRTLMLTLDYCLS, encoded by the coding sequence ATGCTGCTGTATCCCTCGGTTTCATCGGCTGCTTGGGCTGAGGTGAGTGGACCTCGTTGCAGTGGCACTGTGTTGCAGCTGAGTGTGCAGGAGCAAGGCGACACGCGCACCGACCGTTTTCGTTTCACGCTGCGTCTGGAGGCTGAAGCATCCAGCACTGCTGCTGCCCTCGAGCAGCTCAATGGTCGGCTCGCCCGTGTTCGCACTGATCTCACCCCTTTGGCGCTGGGTGGTCTGGACGTGTCTGCACCCAGCACATTCCCCATCAATCGTTCGCAGTCGTCTGATCGCTACCGGGCGTCCACAACCATCCGAGGCTCGGTCAGTCGCAGCAATTACGACACGGTGATTCAGCGGGCCGGTCGCCTGCCAGGGGTTCGCCTCCAGGGCATGACGTCCCTGGCTTCAGCGCAGGGCCAGACGGAGCTGGAAGAGCGCCTGCTCAAGCGGGCCTTGGATCGTGGTCAGTCGCAGGCGGCGAGCACGGCTTCAGCCCTGGGGCTGTCCCAGGTGAAGCTGTTGCGCATTGATCAGCGCAGCCAGCCCGCACCCCGTGAGCTGGCGATGGCGGCAACCGCCGCTCCCCGCTTCAGGCCTGGGGAGGCCCCACTCCCCACAAGGACTCTGATGCTCACCCTCGATTACTGCCTCTCATAA
- a CDS encoding response regulator, producing MSSILPIDCEGLSVVILDDDPRIRALLNAQLNDFNVTAVFFDNAFDLLRDFERHEPSCIFLDLILPQMTGIECISSLRDKGYAKPAFIFSALYDSTLREQSLRAGADDFFLKADFFKDLGSILMRVREHH from the coding sequence ATGTCTTCGATTTTGCCTATAGATTGCGAGGGCCTTTCTGTCGTCATCCTTGATGATGATCCTAGGATTCGAGCATTATTAAACGCTCAGCTCAACGATTTCAATGTCACCGCGGTTTTTTTTGACAATGCTTTTGATTTGTTGCGAGACTTTGAACGCCATGAGCCTTCTTGCATTTTTTTAGACTTAATTCTTCCTCAGATGACAGGCATTGAATGTATTAGTAGTTTGCGTGATAAAGGGTATGCGAAGCCAGCATTTATTTTTTCAGCGCTCTACGATTCAACGCTACGAGAGCAGTCTCTTCGTGCTGGTGCAGATGATTTCTTTTTAAAAGCTGATTTTTTCAAGGATCTTGGCTCCATTCTGATGCGCGTGAGAGAGCATCATTGA
- a CDS encoding helix-turn-helix domain-containing protein, translating to MTRLELQAIDKFYFRNPESSFCFFIPEFGQFRGMVAERSICMTPQRLAFVMLPGESAKLVPSAEYVRLLQVSIGVEFLLKEASMHGSPFVSLMSLNELIPGHEQLILACALHLFKFSLAVDISPERVLQPLEASIISLLAALLGSSSEVLQPVESDTTSHSSYVQMALTYMEDNLAKEICLSDLCKVCCVSSRTLQVAFKTVMNRTPLQVLHELRLTQLRGLLLQGLEVGRACESVGLLHSGRISANYKRMFGELPRHTRSHRVRTIEPVGLL from the coding sequence GTGACTCGTCTCGAATTGCAGGCAATTGACAAGTTTTATTTTCGTAATCCAGAGTCTAGTTTCTGTTTTTTTATTCCAGAATTTGGTCAGTTTCGGGGTATGGTTGCTGAGCGATCAATCTGTATGACTCCTCAGCGCCTCGCATTTGTGATGTTGCCGGGAGAGTCGGCCAAGTTAGTTCCCAGTGCTGAATATGTAAGGCTTCTGCAAGTTAGTATCGGCGTTGAATTCTTGTTAAAAGAGGCTTCCATGCATGGAAGTCCATTTGTGAGTTTGATGTCCTTGAATGAATTAATCCCTGGTCACGAGCAATTAATACTCGCCTGTGCGCTGCATCTTTTTAAGTTCTCGTTAGCAGTTGATATTTCCCCCGAAAGGGTTCTTCAGCCTTTAGAGGCATCCATTATTTCTCTACTTGCTGCTCTGCTTGGCTCTAGCTCCGAGGTTCTTCAGCCAGTTGAGTCTGATACGACTTCTCATTCTTCCTATGTTCAGATGGCGTTGACATATATGGAAGATAATCTTGCGAAAGAAATTTGTCTTTCTGATTTGTGCAAGGTTTGTTGTGTGTCCTCTCGTACGTTGCAAGTTGCATTCAAAACTGTCATGAACCGCACTCCATTGCAGGTTTTGCATGAATTACGTCTAACGCAATTGCGAGGTTTGTTGCTTCAAGGTTTAGAGGTTGGTCGAGCTTGCGAAAGTGTTGGCCTTTTGCATAGTGGCAGGATTTCGGCCAATTACAAGCGTATGTTTGGTGAATTGCCGCGCCACACGCGTAGTCATCGTGTCCGGACCATCGAACCGGTTGGTTTGCTGTGA
- a CDS encoding response regulator transcription factor — protein MSYYKEDLNLINKNSLSQQKSTFKAWIFGRDREERSQVINALKQEQWPIVTIQSLDYFESLASQLSPDILILCSDIMSTFGNQLIRELRKKGITFPILCIGKILQAENCIIALEEGADDYLHSPLNKREFVSRARRAAKLTNRSHTTPANTDNNAKYTICNLQFYPETKNLESKSGQHVSLTKGEVNLLLLLCENKGVTISRQRLASLTETESSNSRTIDVRISKLKKKITLLDPNETYITSKRHEGYHFTSDTQAIQEIK, from the coding sequence ATGTCATATTACAAAGAAGATCTCAATTTAATAAACAAAAACAGCCTCAGTCAGCAAAAAAGCACATTTAAAGCCTGGATATTTGGAAGAGACAGAGAAGAAAGAAGCCAAGTAATCAACGCCTTAAAACAGGAGCAATGGCCGATTGTAACCATCCAATCACTCGATTACTTTGAGTCTTTAGCTAGTCAGCTATCACCAGACATTCTTATCCTGTGTAGTGACATAATGTCTACATTCGGGAATCAGCTTATTAGAGAGCTCAGAAAAAAGGGGATAACGTTTCCAATACTATGCATTGGCAAGATACTACAAGCAGAAAACTGCATCATAGCACTAGAAGAAGGCGCCGATGATTATCTGCATTCACCATTGAACAAAAGAGAGTTTGTATCAAGAGCCAGAAGAGCCGCGAAATTAACCAACAGGTCACACACGACTCCGGCAAACACGGACAATAATGCAAAATATACAATTTGCAACTTACAATTTTACCCAGAAACAAAAAACTTAGAAAGCAAAAGTGGGCAGCACGTATCGCTCACCAAGGGAGAAGTAAACCTACTTCTGCTACTTTGCGAGAACAAAGGAGTGACAATCAGCAGGCAAAGACTAGCATCATTAACGGAAACAGAAAGCAGCAATAGCAGGACTATTGATGTAAGAATTTCGAAATTAAAAAAGAAAATAACACTTCTGGATCCAAATGAGACATATATCACGTCAAAACGACACGAAGGTTACCACTTCACGAGTGATACCCAAGCCATACAAGAAATCAAATGA